One part of the Candidatus Neomarinimicrobiota bacterium genome encodes these proteins:
- the sprA gene encoding cell surface protein SprA, protein MIMLNGKLVVIIVLLNFTPLVMASGISGITFPIKADLIKNWFSDSSLDKRSGITLYGDSSLCNYICKDILKVNVRNIEKICETDYSYKNFVFRTFHHEMEIFLPKVIPVEDYYRIKCGINARNLLVESLWKEEEGEEGRKTRQIELKVADIAGQSVSLRISGNININGKLQNQSRSQVRTGIREGRSTTFIIDQKQQLNIEGRIGDRINLLVDQDSEREFDFENNLRILYTGNEDEIVQKIEAGNVTLSLPATQFATYSAKNSGLFGFKTLMKIGGLDITTIASVERSKKNALSAAGGETETTYEIYDYEYRKNLYFFLDETFRANFYPLIDGKFKYRNEVVDVIEVYKSVNVEEPGVVYGVAYVDPNDPSKYPNLAEKRLFIRLEPDKDYEVNRDLGFIKFSTSLREDEVVGVAYRVIDPISGNTVREYGDWDRDLADTTQITLKLLKPKNMLPSHPCWNLEFKNVYYLGSTNIKKEGFELKIVYTRGSTKKDEVADDGQSFLQKFGLDVRDQNGNPTPDDIPDLDIGAIFNLQTGELWFPYLRPFQYGSQDESGEKNPNLSEKYSCSAMYDSSRTDYNDIYSDSKFKIIVKYKNRSSVINLEPMIIEGSEEITLNGSQLRRGVDYTLDYFSGTLTLLNEAALDPNADLRISYETNELFQVDKKTILGARAQYSINERSFIGATLLYYSKSVMENKVELGYEPMRNFLWDINGKYSTNLNFLNRALNMIPGLRLEQESSFDIEGEIAQIRSNPNTINNKRTGDYNGVGFIDDFEASKRTISPPIIRRYWSISSAPVGKTQNERGYLFWFNPFGGVPTQSIWPDKEVSYRNQSDITEVLVLGFVPDWAISVTDGLVPRESAWGGIIYPFPSSYYDQTKTKFLEIWIKGDHGRLHIDLGEISEDVNGNGVLDKEDKPDPGSGYKFGNGIVDPGEDVGLDGVPDEEEYIVTTSGDTLRYGDERLKRYGRDPEDPHGDNWKWKETSTDYRKINGTEGNYNKDVGGNFPDTEDMDNNLTLDNRNDYFTVSFYLDERGDKYVEGRTYYDNGRPTGWKLYRIPISEFTKIDPAGNISWDNIRMCRLWVDEFSRSDTIMIAKMEFVSNEWEELGVANGFDQPFTQNEEAFAIKVINTEDNPDIYKPPKGVEGEYDRVNQIRLKEQSLVLWFDGEEGLKPGQIAAARKDLREALSFINYKKLKLFVHGKDIKTADGLRFTKNDTTGLVFFIRFGEDIDYYEYRQPIFSDEQIFWDKRNSIVIDFNFITGLKTYIRESDFPGNDSEPQQFFLYRDEEGKIIRRVWKEVKGGKYTGREIIINREPTITKVKTLTVGLINTNGAKVYYNVRSGIEEIKIFRKNSVRNTLKGEVWIDELRLSDVRKEPAIAYRTSINFKLSDLGSMNIQLSRKDADYHTVERGPSQNANALNTNKDFRISTSLNLQKFFPRSWGLRLPVSASYNQNTAIPMYFIGKDILTGDSPPDSLISSRKSYGYTVRYSKTRSDNWFTKYTIDQITLSFSASFQDFSDIYTRFNRSKSYRGNFSYSIPFGRNNYVKLFSWAESIPIIGEKIKDLKLYYTPEKFSVNLSSGESISKKIRRDNGEIYNNYTFGLNRTFNFSYKIFDNLNFSINKSIASDMREFGNDKLKAIKELKPGKVNNISEGYDINFNPTIAFLRPNFSYSSNFAWSEPINSTTKSIDQISNQNRIMTSVSISLKRLLETFYKPEGSSSSGRTKRGRRRPSLPTPTVDKNKRGEKVKNIPILDHLYKILDKVKPISFSYSLSNSIANYGRYGRPDLSYRIGFKKDPGLPIIQEEIGANIDNIVNNFDLSASTGIDISRNIKLNFNYSQNSAITRTQLQTNKNLNRSFLPLGKDGSDGFPFPSWRLNISGLQKLPILNKYLTSLSLSHSFLGKSTKIIQNGRMINTIYVSNFQPLAGLTFNLKKGINGNFNLSKGKTISLRQGDTEITEKMNMVSTLSYRKRGGLNIPLPFLNDVQLDNDITFNFSFDYSYSVKKSKRKNGTRFTKQGENKSWRVSPKISYSFTNKVTGGIFFEYGESYDIYTGKRITRNGGFDINIAIRG, encoded by the coding sequence TTGATAATGTTAAATGGGAAACTTGTAGTTATAATAGTTCTGCTGAATTTTACCCCACTAGTTATGGCTAGTGGTATATCTGGCATTACATTTCCAATTAAAGCTGATTTAATTAAAAATTGGTTTTCAGATTCTTCATTAGATAAAAGGTCAGGAATAACTTTATATGGAGATAGTTCACTGTGTAATTACATCTGCAAAGATATCTTGAAGGTTAATGTTAGAAATATTGAGAAAATATGTGAGACAGATTACAGTTATAAGAATTTTGTTTTTAGAACCTTTCATCACGAAATGGAAATTTTCCTGCCAAAGGTAATCCCAGTTGAAGATTATTACAGAATAAAATGCGGTATAAATGCAAGGAATCTTCTTGTAGAATCATTGTGGAAAGAAGAAGAGGGTGAGGAAGGTAGGAAGACGAGGCAGATAGAATTAAAAGTTGCGGATATTGCGGGTCAAAGCGTATCGTTGAGGATTTCCGGTAATATAAATATAAATGGTAAGTTACAAAATCAGTCACGCTCTCAGGTACGTACGGGTATAAGGGAGGGTAGGTCAACTACATTTATTATTGACCAAAAACAACAGTTAAATATTGAGGGACGTATTGGAGATAGGATAAATCTGCTGGTAGATCAGGATAGTGAGCGGGAATTCGATTTTGAAAATAATTTACGCATATTGTATACAGGTAATGAAGATGAAATAGTTCAGAAGATAGAAGCAGGAAATGTTACTTTAAGCTTGCCTGCAACACAATTTGCTACGTATTCAGCTAAGAACAGCGGTTTATTTGGTTTTAAAACTTTAATGAAAATTGGTGGGCTGGATATTACAACTATAGCAAGTGTTGAGAGAAGTAAGAAAAACGCATTGAGTGCTGCAGGTGGCGAGACTGAGACCACTTATGAAATCTATGACTATGAATACCGTAAAAATTTGTACTTCTTTCTTGATGAAACATTTAGGGCAAATTTTTATCCTCTGATAGATGGCAAATTCAAATATAGAAACGAGGTTGTTGATGTTATAGAAGTTTATAAATCGGTTAATGTTGAAGAACCCGGAGTTGTTTATGGTGTTGCTTATGTAGACCCAAATGACCCGTCTAAGTATCCTAATTTAGCCGAGAAGAGACTGTTTATAAGACTTGAGCCCGATAAGGATTATGAAGTTAATAGAGATCTCGGTTTCATTAAATTTAGTACTTCTTTAAGAGAGGATGAGGTTGTAGGAGTTGCCTATCGTGTCATTGATCCTATAAGTGGTAATACTGTTAGAGAATACGGTGATTGGGATAGAGATTTAGCGGATACAACTCAGATAACACTTAAATTATTGAAGCCAAAAAATATGTTGCCAAGTCATCCATGCTGGAATTTGGAGTTTAAAAATGTGTATTATCTCGGGTCGACAAATATCAAAAAGGAAGGTTTTGAATTAAAAATTGTGTACACACGGGGAAGCACCAAGAAGGATGAAGTTGCCGATGATGGACAATCATTTTTGCAGAAGTTTGGGCTCGATGTAAGAGATCAAAATGGTAATCCTACTCCGGATGATATACCCGACCTTGATATAGGGGCAATATTTAATCTTCAAACGGGTGAGTTATGGTTTCCTTATTTGAGACCATTTCAATATGGTTCACAGGATGAAAGTGGTGAAAAAAATCCTAATCTGAGCGAAAAATATAGCTGTTCTGCAATGTATGATAGTAGTAGAACAGATTACAATGATATCTATAGTGACAGTAAGTTCAAGATAATTGTAAAATATAAAAATAGAAGTTCTGTAATAAACCTTGAACCCATGATTATAGAGGGAAGCGAAGAGATTACTCTAAATGGTTCACAATTAAGAAGGGGGGTAGATTATACACTAGATTATTTTTCAGGTACACTTACCCTGCTAAATGAAGCGGCCCTTGATCCTAATGCGGATTTAAGAATAAGCTATGAGACAAATGAATTGTTCCAGGTAGATAAAAAGACTATTCTTGGTGCTCGTGCACAGTATAGCATAAATGAAAGGTCATTCATAGGTGCTACGTTACTTTATTATTCAAAGTCAGTTATGGAAAATAAGGTTGAGTTAGGCTATGAGCCCATGAGAAATTTCCTATGGGATATAAATGGAAAATATTCTACCAATTTGAACTTTTTGAATAGAGCTTTAAATATGATTCCAGGTTTAAGATTGGAACAGGAATCGAGCTTCGACATAGAAGGTGAAATTGCTCAAATTAGATCAAATCCCAATACTATCAACAATAAAAGGACTGGTGATTATAATGGTGTTGGATTTATAGATGATTTTGAAGCCTCAAAGAGGACAATTTCGCCTCCAATTATAAGAAGATATTGGTCAATCTCATCTGCACCAGTAGGAAAGACTCAAAATGAGAGAGGTTATCTGTTTTGGTTTAATCCCTTTGGTGGTGTGCCGACCCAATCAATCTGGCCTGATAAAGAGGTAAGTTATAGGAATCAATCGGATATTACAGAGGTTCTTGTATTGGGTTTTGTCCCCGATTGGGCTATATCAGTAACTGATGGGTTAGTACCAAGAGAAAGTGCATGGGGGGGAATAATTTATCCTTTTCCATCAAGTTACTATGACCAGACAAAAACTAAGTTTTTAGAAATTTGGATAAAAGGAGACCACGGAAGGCTTCATATCGATCTTGGTGAAATTAGTGAAGACGTAAACGGAAATGGTGTTTTAGATAAAGAGGATAAACCTGATCCTGGCTCTGGTTATAAGTTTGGTAACGGAATTGTGGATCCGGGTGAAGACGTTGGACTGGATGGCGTACCCGATGAGGAGGAATATATTGTCACCACAAGTGGTGATACACTCAGGTATGGCGATGAAAGATTAAAGAGATATGGACGTGATCCCGAAGACCCTCATGGAGATAACTGGAAGTGGAAGGAAACATCAACCGATTATAGAAAAATCAATGGGACAGAGGGTAACTATAATAAGGATGTAGGGGGAAATTTCCCCGATACTGAAGATATGGATAATAATTTGACGCTTGATAATAGGAATGATTATTTTACTGTATCATTTTACCTGGATGAAAGAGGTGACAAATACGTTGAGGGTAGGACATATTATGATAATGGTAGGCCAACAGGCTGGAAATTATATAGAATACCGATTAGTGAATTTACAAAGATTGATCCAGCTGGAAATATTTCATGGGATAACATACGGATGTGCAGGTTATGGGTTGATGAATTCTCTAGAAGCGATACAATTATGATTGCAAAGATGGAATTTGTATCAAATGAGTGGGAAGAACTTGGAGTTGCTAATGGTTTCGACCAGCCATTCACGCAAAATGAGGAAGCTTTCGCGATAAAGGTCATTAATACTGAGGATAATCCCGACATATATAAACCTCCAAAAGGGGTCGAAGGGGAATATGATCGTGTGAATCAGATAAGATTAAAGGAACAGTCATTGGTGTTATGGTTTGATGGGGAGGAGGGGTTAAAACCCGGACAGATAGCCGCAGCAAGAAAGGATCTCAGGGAAGCATTAAGTTTTATAAATTATAAGAAGTTAAAATTATTTGTCCATGGTAAAGATATTAAAACAGCTGATGGCTTACGATTTACAAAGAATGATACAACGGGATTAGTATTTTTTATTAGGTTTGGAGAAGATATAGATTATTATGAGTACAGACAGCCAATATTTTCAGATGAACAAATCTTTTGGGATAAAAGAAATTCTATAGTAATCGACTTTAATTTCATAACGGGATTAAAAACTTATATTAGAGAATCGGATTTCCCCGGTAATGATTCGGAGCCACAACAGTTTTTCTTATACAGAGATGAGGAGGGGAAAATTATAAGAAGAGTCTGGAAGGAAGTCAAAGGCGGCAAATATACAGGTAGGGAAATAATAATAAACAGGGAACCAACTATAACAAAAGTGAAGACATTGACGGTGGGATTGATTAATACAAATGGGGCGAAGGTATATTACAATGTTAGAAGTGGTATTGAAGAGATAAAAATATTCAGGAAGAATTCCGTTAGAAATACTCTAAAAGGTGAAGTCTGGATTGATGAATTAAGATTATCTGATGTAAGGAAGGAACCGGCTATTGCATATAGAACCAGCATCAATTTTAAATTATCTGATCTGGGGTCAATGAATATTCAGTTGAGCAGAAAAGATGCAGATTATCACACCGTGGAGCGGGGACCGTCACAAAATGCAAATGCTCTTAATACCAATAAAGATTTCAGAATAAGTACAAGCTTGAATCTTCAAAAGTTTTTCCCGAGAAGCTGGGGTTTAAGATTACCCGTCTCAGCCAGTTACAACCAGAACACTGCTATTCCCATGTACTTTATTGGGAAGGATATTCTAACGGGAGATAGTCCACCCGACAGCTTGATATCTAGTAGAAAGAGTTACGGTTATACAGTACGGTATAGCAAGACTCGCTCAGATAATTGGTTTACGAAATACACAATTGACCAGATCACTCTCAGCTTTTCCGCTTCTTTTCAGGATTTTTCGGATATTTATACAAGGTTTAATAGATCAAAAAGTTATAGAGGGAATTTTTCTTATTCTATCCCCTTTGGAAGGAATAATTATGTAAAATTATTTTCGTGGGCTGAGTCTATTCCTATAATAGGTGAAAAGATAAAAGATTTAAAGCTTTATTATACTCCTGAGAAATTTTCTGTAAATCTTTCCAGTGGTGAGTCAATTTCTAAGAAGATTAGAAGAGATAACGGGGAAATTTATAATAATTATACGTTTGGATTGAATCGAACTTTTAATTTTTCATACAAAATCTTTGATAATTTAAACTTTTCGATTAATAAAAGTATAGCTAGCGATATGCGGGAATTTGGAAATGACAAACTAAAAGCAATAAAAGAGCTAAAACCAGGGAAAGTAAATAATATTTCGGAAGGATATGATATTAATTTTAATCCAACCATTGCTTTTTTAAGGCCAAATTTTTCCTACAGCTCCAATTTTGCATGGAGTGAACCTATTAATAGTACAACAAAAAGCATTGATCAGATTAGCAATCAAAATAGAATCATGACATCAGTAAGTATAAGTCTTAAAAGATTATTGGAAACATTTTATAAACCAGAAGGCAGTTCGTCGTCTGGGAGAACAAAGAGAGGCCGTCGTAGACCTAGTCTGCCCACACCAACGGTAGATAAAAATAAAAGGGGTGAAAAGGTGAAGAATATCCCGATACTGGATCACCTATACAAGATTCTGGATAAAGTAAAACCAATATCATTTAGTTATTCATTAAGTAATTCTATTGCTAATTATGGTAGGTATGGAAGACCTGATCTTTCGTATAGGATAGGTTTTAAAAAAGATCCCGGTTTGCCAATTATTCAGGAGGAAATTGGTGCAAACATAGATAATATTGTGAATAATTTTGATCTTTCAGCTTCAACAGGTATTGATATTTCCAGAAATATAAAATTGAATTTTAATTACTCACAGAATTCCGCAATAACCAGGACTCAGTTGCAAACAAACAAAAATTTGAATAGAAGCTTTTTACCACTTGGGAAAGATGGAAGCGACGGATTCCCTTTTCCCTCATGGCGTCTGAATATTTCTGGATTACAGAAATTACCGATTTTAAATAAGTATTTAACTTCTCTTTCTTTGAGCCATTCATTTCTTGGAAAGTCTACGAAAATTATTCAGAACGGGAGGATGATTAATACAATATATGTTTCAAACTTTCAGCCACTTGCTGGTTTAACCTTTAATCTTAAAAAAGGTATAAATGGTAACTTTAACCTTAGCAAAGGTAAAACGATTTCACTCAGGCAGGGAGATACAGAAATAACTGAAAAAATGAATATGGTTTCTACATTATCATATAGAAAAAGAGGTGGTTTGAATATTCCATTGCCATTTTTAAATGATGTCCAGCTTGATAATGATATAACCTTCAATTTTAGTTTTGATTACAGCTATTCTGTTAAAAAGTCTAAAAGGAAGAATGGTACAAGATTCACAAAACAGGGAGAAAATAAAAGCTGGCGAGTGTCTCCTAAGATTAGTTACTCTTTTACGAATAAAGTGACCGGTGGTATATTTTTCGAATATGGTGAAAGCTATGACATTTATACAGGCAAGAGAATAACAAGAAATGGTGGCTTTGATATAAACATTGCAATAAGGGGATAA
- a CDS encoding aminoacyl-histidine dipeptidase, translating into MAKDVIEGLKPERLWHYFYQISQIPRESKHEEKIIGYIIKVANELGLEYKKDEFGNIVVIKPATEGKENSPGVVVQGHLDMVCEKNKDVHHDFSKDPIKLKREGDYITADGTTLGADNGIGVAAMLALMESKDVRHPRLELLFTVDEETGLTGASALKPGFITGKYMINCDSEEDNAIYIGCAGGKDTEITLAIEWDKKPSDYIDILLKITGLKGGHSGLDIHLERGNAIKLMNRLLWDLNNEVDFMMFSIDGGSKHNAIPRECEVKISLKSDDVEILENYIKRYQEIFLKELDKIEEDVKISYQVLDIKNKTTFSKPFQRKLLNLLYSIPHGVIKKSQQIPDLVETSTNLATVKIVDGKIKIGTSQRSSVSTEIIDIANQVKACGLLAGAEVTQGAGYPGWTPNMDSEILRIMKETYKELFGEEPEVKAIHAGLECGIISEKYPGLDIVSFGPTIIGAHSPDERVFIPSVEKFWKLITEVLNKI; encoded by the coding sequence ATGGCAAAAGATGTTATTGAAGGACTAAAGCCGGAGAGATTGTGGCATTATTTTTATCAAATAAGTCAGATACCAAGAGAGTCAAAACATGAGGAGAAGATTATTGGATATATTATAAAAGTAGCCAATGAGCTTGGTCTGGAATATAAAAAAGATGAATTTGGGAATATTGTTGTGATAAAGCCTGCAACAGAGGGTAAGGAAAATTCGCCTGGGGTAGTAGTGCAGGGACATCTTGATATGGTATGCGAAAAGAATAAGGATGTTCATCATGATTTTTCCAAGGATCCAATTAAACTTAAAAGAGAAGGTGATTATATAACTGCGGATGGGACGACACTTGGCGCTGATAACGGTATTGGGGTTGCAGCGATGCTTGCACTTATGGAGTCTAAGGATGTTAGACATCCCAGATTAGAACTTTTATTCACAGTTGATGAAGAGACAGGGCTGACTGGAGCGAGTGCTTTAAAGCCAGGTTTTATTACAGGTAAATATATGATAAATTGCGATTCCGAGGAAGATAATGCTATATATATTGGCTGTGCAGGTGGAAAAGATACAGAAATAACACTTGCAATAGAGTGGGATAAAAAACCTTCAGATTATATTGATATATTATTAAAAATTACTGGTTTAAAAGGTGGGCATTCCGGGCTCGATATTCATCTGGAGAGAGGTAATGCAATAAAATTAATGAACAGGCTATTGTGGGATCTTAATAATGAAGTTGATTTTATGATGTTTTCAATAGATGGAGGTAGCAAGCACAATGCTATCCCACGTGAATGTGAAGTTAAGATTTCATTAAAATCGGATGACGTCGAAATTTTGGAGAATTACATAAAGAGATATCAGGAGATTTTTTTAAAAGAACTGGATAAGATAGAAGAGGATGTTAAGATAAGTTACCAGGTATTGGATATAAAAAATAAGACAACCTTTTCGAAGCCATTCCAGAGGAAGCTGTTAAATCTGTTATATAGCATTCCTCACGGTGTGATTAAGAAAAGCCAGCAAATACCTGATTTAGTAGAGACGAGTACAAACCTTGCAACTGTAAAAATTGTTGACGGAAAAATTAAAATAGGAACCAGTCAGAGAAGTTCGGTTTCAACAGAAATTATCGATATCGCAAATCAAGTAAAGGCATGTGGATTACTAGCGGGTGCAGAGGTTACACAGGGTGCCGGATATCCTGGATGGACACCAAATATGGATTCTGAAATTCTGAGGATAATGAAAGAAACATATAAGGAGTTATTTGGGGAAGAGCCTGAGGTTAAGGCTATTCATGCTGGTCTTGAGTGTGGTATAATTTCTGAAAAATATCCTGGTCTTGATATAGTTTCATTTGGTCCAACAATTATAGGCGCACATTCACCTGATGAGAGGGTTTTCATCCCTTCAGTTGAAAAATTCTGGAAACTTATAACAGAAGTGTTAAATAAAATATAA
- a CDS encoding M28 family peptidase: MKFDGEKAYEYLKMQCNLGPRYPGSDGHMALRDTLINHMINLADTILIQDFEVYVEPDKKSLALTNIIGVFEGRNNNRSILLGAHWDTRPRAELHPDSDKRCYPIIGANDGASGVAVLMHIAEILNMFQPPLNVIVAFFDGEDWGYQGSLEYFCLGSKHFAKNLPIRKPDEAIIIDMIGDNDLRIPIERYSYRIAPELIKEIWNIANKKGYKQFDFSLGSFIYDDHMPLYEIAKIKAVVIIDFEYPNRWVNYWHTLYDTIDKCSANSLAIVGEVLLEYVYSK; the protein is encoded by the coding sequence ATGAAATTCGACGGAGAGAAAGCATATGAATATCTTAAAATGCAGTGTAACTTAGGTCCAAGATATCCGGGCTCTGATGGACATATGGCATTACGAGATACATTGATTAATCATATGATAAATCTTGCTGATACCATATTAATACAGGATTTTGAGGTGTATGTAGAACCTGATAAGAAAAGTCTGGCACTTACCAATATTATCGGTGTTTTTGAAGGAAGAAATAATAATAGAAGTATTTTACTTGGTGCCCACTGGGACACAAGACCCAGGGCAGAGCTTCATCCCGATTCTGATAAGAGGTGCTATCCAATAATCGGAGCTAATGATGGAGCCAGTGGTGTGGCTGTGCTAATGCATATTGCTGAGATATTAAATATGTTTCAACCACCGTTGAATGTCATTGTTGCTTTCTTTGATGGAGAAGACTGGGGGTATCAGGGTAGTCTCGAATATTTCTGTCTGGGATCTAAACATTTTGCTAAAAACCTACCGATTAGAAAGCCCGATGAAGCTATAATTATTGACATGATAGGGGATAATGACCTAAGGATTCCGATCGAAAGGTATTCCTATAGAATTGCTCCCGAACTTATAAAAGAAATCTGGAATATTGCTAACAAGAAAGGCTATAAACAGTTTGATTTCAGTCTGGGAAGTTTCATTTATGATGATCATATGCCTCTATATGAGATTGCAAAAATAAAGGCAGTTGTTATAATAGATTTTGAATATCCTAATAGGTGGGTTAATTACTGGCATACTTTGTATGATACTATAGATAAATGCAGTGCCAATAGCCTTGCTATCGTGGGAGAAGTTTTACTGGAATACGTCTATTCTAAATGA
- a CDS encoding 50S ribosomal protein L11 methyltransferase, whose protein sequence is MNLKKPFWFKVKLSGNFDKEIVTYILSEAGSLGCQEVDGALIAYFSQELNINKVKEKIHEKLTVFNISDYEIKIDTIVDDGWSTRWRDYYKPILINNCFYIRPPWYPKLSNEYIDIVINPGSAFGTGTHPTTQMSLYFLKKYILNDSRVLDAGCGSGILTIAALKLGAGFVISVDNDSMVKNNYIKNLKLNNIKKGYELIIKDVTLLEDFNFDVIVSNIDIKNNIKLLNLLLEERLRPKVMIFSGFLKRENSKIMKLLKEYKIDVKDSGELRGWYAVVI, encoded by the coding sequence ATGAATTTGAAAAAGCCCTTCTGGTTCAAAGTTAAATTGTCAGGCAATTTTGATAAGGAAATTGTTACATATATTTTATCGGAAGCTGGATCGTTGGGCTGTCAGGAGGTAGATGGTGCCCTGATAGCTTATTTCTCTCAAGAACTGAACATAAATAAAGTAAAGGAAAAAATTCACGAGAAGCTTACAGTGTTTAATATAAGTGATTATGAGATAAAAATTGATACTATCGTAGATGATGGGTGGTCTACCAGATGGAGAGATTATTATAAGCCAATTTTAATAAATAATTGTTTCTATATTAGACCACCTTGGTATCCGAAATTAAGTAATGAATACATTGATATAGTTATAAATCCTGGTAGTGCTTTTGGAACAGGTACACATCCTACAACTCAGATGTCTTTATATTTTTTGAAAAAATATATTTTAAATGATTCAAGGGTTCTTGACGCTGGTTGTGGCTCAGGGATATTAACAATTGCTGCCTTAAAGCTTGGTGCTGGATTTGTTATAAGTGTTGACAATGATAGCATGGTCAAGAATAATTACATAAAAAATTTAAAACTTAACAATATCAAAAAAGGTTATGAACTAATAATAAAAGATGTTACTTTATTAGAAGATTTTAATTTTGATGTAATTGTTTCAAATATTGATATAAAGAATAACATTAAACTTTTAAATTTACTACTTGAGGAGAGGTTAAGACCTAAAGTGATGATATTTTCTGGCTTTTTAAAAAGAGAAAATAGTAAAATTATGAAATTATTAAAGGAGTATAAAATCGATGTAAAAGACTCTGGCGAATTAAGAGGGTGGTATGCAGTTGTTATATAG
- the rdgB gene encoding RdgB/HAM1 family non-canonical purine NTP pyrophosphatase: MVDIVLATKNEDKIKEIEKIFNVEGVRIHYLSEFKDIGNIREDGTSYYENALKKATAVYNATKMPAISDDSGLEVEILNGRPGINSSRYAGAKASYSDNIYKLIHEVKRYPVSQRRAVFKCVALFYHPDLILHEEGTVEGLIITNQLGRNGFGYDPIFFLPDLGKTFAELEIDEKCQISHRGIAFRKLAESIKSNLDKIEQLS; encoded by the coding sequence ATGGTTGATATTGTATTGGCAACCAAGAATGAAGATAAGATTAAAGAAATCGAGAAGATTTTTAATGTTGAAGGTGTAAGAATTCATTATCTTTCGGAGTTTAAGGATATTGGTAATATTAGAGAAGATGGAACCTCTTATTATGAGAATGCATTAAAGAAAGCGACAGCTGTTTATAATGCAACAAAAATGCCTGCAATTTCTGATGATTCCGGTTTGGAGGTAGAAATTTTGAATGGGAGACCAGGTATTAATTCTTCAAGGTATGCCGGTGCAAAGGCGAGTTATTCTGATAATATTTATAAGTTAATTCACGAGGTAAAACGCTATCCCGTAAGTCAGCGCAGAGCTGTTTTTAAGTGTGTAGCACTTTTTTATCATCCTGATTTGATATTGCATGAAGAGGGAACTGTTGAGGGACTTATTATTACAAATCAACTTGGCAGGAATGGATTCGGGTATGATCCTATATTCTTTTTGCCTGATCTTGGAAAAACTTTTGCCGAGTTGGAAATTGATGAAAAGTGTCAGATAAGTCATAGAGGTATTGCTTTTAGAAAGCTTGCAGAATCAATAAAATCAAATCTGGATAAAATTGAACAATTAAGTTAA